Genomic segment of Catalinimonas alkaloidigena:
ATCACCCGACCCCACCCGGCACTGTTTGATGCGTTTCCGAACGCGGCACGACCAAAACGGCCCGTTCCGAAAAGTCAGCAAAATCCGGTTGCCCATGTTGCTGAAAAAAGCGTACAGATCCGCATCACCATTCTCGTCGGGCAGCGCGATTACGTACTCAAAGCCCAGTTTCCGGGTATATTCTTCCACGCATTTGTTGCCGTACAGCACCTTGTGCGGTTTGTACTTTACAATTTGTAGAATGCGGGTTTTCTTGGCTTTCCGCTTGACGTTGTTGTCGCTCCACACGCTGCGGGTATTGGGCGTCTCGTGCGGATATTTCTTCTTCTTTCTGTGTTTAGTCTGGGCCATGGTAACGGCAGGTGCCATCAATAGCCCAGTCAGCACAATCAAGAAAAAAAGTCGAAGGAACCTTCCCATAACATCACATACAACATTCACAGTAACAGCGGCTTACCCTACAGTTTCTGTCCCTTCTTCCAGGGAAACCGCATTCGGTAACTAACCGGAACCGAGTTCAATTTCGTTTCTACGCGACAAACGAATCGATTCCGGTGCAATTGTATAGCTATCGATTTACTTCGTAGATAATCTTTTGATTTTCAGCAAAATCGTACAGCGTAAGCCGCCGCAAATTATAATAGCTGAGCCAAAAATCACGCAGGGCGGTCACATACGCACGGCGGGCCTGGTCCTTTTCCTGTTGTGCGATGTTCAGATCCGTAATGCCGATTTTGCCGATGACGTACCGATTCTTGGTGATCTCAAAGCGTTTTTGCCCGATTTCGTCGGCTTTGATGGCGACTTCCAGCTGTTGACGGGTAATGCGGAAGCGTGCTACGGCCAAGACAACCGCTTGCTCAAAATTCTGCTGCTCTTGCGTGATGTCAGTGTCGACTACCTTCTGGTTGGCGGCAGCCCGCTGAATTTCGGAGCGGGTACGACCCCAGTTCAGGATCGGAATCTGAAAGCCTACGCGTAACCGCTGTTGGTTCTGCGGATCGACGTACAAATCAGGCACGGTAGAGGCTTGTTGCGTCAAGCCATACGAAGCATAGACGTCAGCATTCAGGCCATTGTTCCCCCGCGCCTGCGCCACGTCGCGCTCAGCTTCCAGGATACGCCGCTGGAAGCCAATCACGTCCGGATGGTTGGTCTGCGCTTCGGCCAGCGCTGTCGCTTCGTTCACGTCGAACAGCGGAATTTCGATGGGCTCCGCCAATACGATGGATTCAATGCCGGTCAGCCCCAGGTAATTTGCAAGCGCCTGCTGCCCCACCCGCACGTCCAGCTCCGATTGCGTCACCTCCTGGTTCGAGCGCATCAGGCTCAGTTCCAGTTGCAACAGATCATTCTCGGCTATTTTCCCCAGGTTGAAACGCCCCTGCGCAATCTGAAAGAGCGTATCGCTGTTGGCTTTGTTCTTTCGGGCGATGTCGAGCGCAATTTGTGCCACCAGCAAATCGAAGTAGCGTGACGTTGCTTCGACCGCAATGTCTTCCATCTGGCTGGAGTACTGACGCTGTGCCTCCTGAAACCGTAAGGGTTCGATACGCCGGTCCCAACGCAACGGATTGAACTGAAATAAGGGTTGCAACAGGCCGATGCTCGCCGGGTTGGCGTTGTATCCCACCGTGTTCCGTTGGAAATTATCGACTCGCCCAATGGTCGATTGCAGAAACACCTGCCCTCCGGTCAGGCCAATGTTCTGGCTTAGGGAGAGTTGCAGCGACGAGTTGGAACGCGCCACCTTCCGGATTTCCAGATCGCCATCGGGTTGCTGCACCGGCTCAAACTGGTTGCTGAGGTCGGGTAGAGTGCCGCTCAGCGTAAGTTGCGGCAAGTAGTTCGACTGGTACGTGCGGTACTGCCAGTACTGGTTCAGGTAAAAGTTATCGTTGCGAAAGGAGGCCGGCGACTCGTTGCGCGCTAGTCGCACTACTTCCTCCAGCGTCAGGTACCGATCAATTTCCGGCGGATCGTTTTGGGGCTGAGCGATAAGAACGTGACTAAGAAAACATAGCAGAGGTGAAAGGAGGGAGAGTTTATTCATAGCGAAGAGAGGTGATCGGATCTTGTTGGGCCGCACGCCGGGCGGGAGCAATGCCAAAAATGAGGCCCACGGTCGCCGCTACGCCAAACGAAAGAATGACCGATGCCGGCGATACGATGGTAGGAATGTCGGCCACCGAAGCGATGGTGTAGGCCAGCACGATGCCCAGGATGACGCCGATCAACCCGCCAGAAAGCGAGATAAGTGTGGCTTCTACCAAAAATTGCAGGACGATGTCTTCTTTCCGCGCGCCCAGCGAAAGCCTCAGGCCGATCTCGCGAATCCGCTCCAGTACCGACGCCAGCATGATGTTCATGATGCCAATGCCTCCGACCAGCAGCGAAATGCCGGCAATGGCGCCGAGCACCAGGTTAAAAATGTCTTTGGTTCGCTGCTGTTGCTTCAGCAGCAGCTCGGGGATGGTAATTTCGTAGTCGATCACGTCGTAATGCCGCCGGGCTAACATGCGGGAAATGACCTCGGCGTAGGGCGTTAGCACGTCGGTATCGGCCACTTTCACTACCAGTCGGTCCAACTGGTGATAATTGGTAGCAGATTTTTGCTCCTGCGATTCGCCTCCCTGGCGGGCGGCCTTCTGCAACATGGCTTGTGTTACCAGCGCCCGGTTTTCGTAACGGATCAGCATCGTCTGAATGGGGATGTATACATCCATGTTGAAGTCGCGGATGCCCAGGCGCGAGACACTGTTGTTGGCCACCGTGCGTTCTTCCAGGACCCCAACAATGCGCATCCAGTGTGCGCCGCATTTGAGGTACTTCCCAACCGGATTGGTCTGGCTGAAAAATCGTGTCCGGATGCTTTTTCCAATGATGCAGACCTGTTCGCCGCGCTCCATCTGCCGCTCGTTAAACATGCTGCCCTCTTCCAGGCTAAAATTGTAGATGTCGAAATAATCGGGCGTGACGCCTACCACTTTGGTGGAACGCCGCATGCCACCGTGCACGACCGAAGTCTCCAGTTGGATTTCCGGACTTACGGCTTCGATTTCGGGCAGAATGTCTAGAATGCTCCGGGCATCGAGCAATGTGAGGCCCGGCGAAAATTTGCGCGGCTTGGCTACCTCCGTCGCGGTGACCTCCTCTTCTTCCTGCTCGACGACGGGGGCAATCACGATGTTGTTAACGCCCACTAGCTTGATCTGCTCCAGAATTTCCTGCTGCGCGCCTTTGCCCACCGCCATCATGGCAATGACAGCGGCCACCCCGAAAATGATGCCCAGGGCGGTCAGTCCCGCGCGCAATTTATTCGCCAGAATGGCTTCCAGCGCAATAAAAACATTAGCGAGGTAGCGCTGCCACATTAGTCTTCCGTTTTCGAAACCAGTTGCTTGTCTTCCAGCATCACCAGATTCGCTTTGTCGGCACCCTGTGGCTGCGACAGGTAGACCTGATCGTTCTCGGTCAGGCCCTGTTGGACTATGGCTTCGTTCTCGTTGGTCAGGCCAACCAACACCTGCTGGCGAACCAGGCCTATGGACGTTTTCTTGAAAACGTAACTAATGGAATCGCCCTGGCTGTGGAGGCACTCGAGCGGAATGTGCAGCACACCATCGTATTTTCCGGCAACGATCTGATTGCTGGTAGTCATGGCCGGACGCAGGGTGGTGTCCGACTCGTTGATCTCGATGGTCACCTCAAACACCTTAGCATCGGCGTTAGGACGCTGTTCCCCTACATTGGCGACACTGATAACTTTCCCAGTCAGCTTTTTATCCGGAAAAGCATCCAGTCCAATCCGGACCTTCTGCTGGTTCTGGATCTTGCGGATGTCGACTTCGTTTACGTACGTGCGGGAAATCATAGACGTCAGGTCTGGCAGGGTGGCTACTGTCGGGTCCCAGGCACCCACCGCCGATCCCACTTTCCGCTTCTCGCCATTCCACTCGCGTACGTAAATCACCATGCCCCCTTCCGGTGCGTGGATTGTAAACTCGCCCATCACACTCTTGAGCATATTCAGACTTCCCTGGACCTGATTCAGGCTAGCCTGCACTTCCTGCATTTTGGCGATCGCCTGATTGCGTTTGATGCGGTAGTTTTCACGTGCTTGTTCGTACTCACGCTGTGCCTTTTCTTTGCTGATTTCGGCCTGTCGAATGGTAGCTGGAGGTTCGTATTTGGACTGTTGCAGTTCCAGATCGCGCTCCTGCACGGCGAAGCGCAGATTTTCCACATTGTCGCGGGCTTCGCGCAATGTCAGGGAAGTATCGAGTCGTGTTTGGGTGTATTGCGCCTCAATTTTTTGGAGTTCGGTCTCGGCCTCGCGGATTTTGTTGCCGATTTCGGAGCGGTCCAGCGCTCCGATCTGATCTCCCTTTTTCACCACGGTTCCTTCGGGCACCAGTTGCTCGATCTTGGTATTCCAGATGCCGATGGCGCGCATGGCGGCCGGTCCCTGGATGTTCACCGAATTTTTAGCCTCCAGTTCGCCAGTGGCGGTGACCACAATTTCGAACTGGCCCTTGGTGACGGGTACCAGTACTTCACTTTCGGCCGAGGAGGTAGTGCGGGTCAGTAGCCAGATCAATCCCAAAAGGACGACCAGCCCGACTCCTCCCCAAAGGAACGGTTTTTTCATAGCTGTAAGAGAAACGATATTCGTCGCGGAGAAAGTATGAAATAACCCGCTGAAATTCAAATCGTTATTAGCAACCTTAAATCCGTTCGGCCACGATGTAGTCGGTCTTACGGTTGTTACTTTGGGTAATCATCTCGCCGAGAAAGCCCGCCAGGAACAGTTGCATCCCTGCGATGATGGCGACCAGCGATAAGAAGAAGATGGGTTGGTCGACCACCTCGCGTTTATGAACGCCGAGAAATTTCTCGAAACTCAGCCAGAACGCGATGGCGAAGCCGATCATAAAAAACAGGGTGCCCAACGAGCCGAAAAAGTGCATTGGGCGCTTTTTGAACCGCGTTACAAACATGACCGACAGCAGATCCAAAAAGCCGTAGACAAAGCGCTGCCAGCCGAATTTGGTGCTGCCGTACTTGCGGGCACGGTGTTCGACTACTTTTTCGCCGATGCGCCCAAACCCGTTCCATTTCGCGATGACGGGAATGTAGCGGTGCATTTCGCCGTACAGGTCGATGCTTTTGACTACCTGGTGCCGGTAGGCTTTCAAGCCACAGTTAAAGTCATGGAGCCGAATGCCTGACATCCAGCTTGTGACACGGTTGAAAAACTTGGACGGAACGGTTTTGGAGATGGGATCGTAACGCTTTTTCTTCCAGCCCGAAATCAGGTCGTACCCTTCTTTGCGGATCAGGCGGTACAACTCCGGAATTTCGTCGGGGCTGTCCTGCAAATCGGCATCCATCGTGATGACCACTTGCCCCTGTGCATGGTGAAAGCCCGTATCGAGCGCGGCCGATTTCCCGTAATTATGGTTAAGACGCAGCGCCCGAATCCGGGAATTTTCGCGGGCCAATTCCTGAATTACTGCCCAGGAGCGATCGTTGCTGCCGTCGTCAACAAGAATAGTTTCGTACGAAAAGCGGTTCTCCACCATGACCCGGTGGATCCAGGACGTTAGTTCAGGAAGAGACTCTTCTTCGTTGTATAGCGGTACGACAACCGAAATATCCAGCGTTTGATCCATTCAATGATTAACTAAAAAAAGGACGCTCCTTCTTCATGATGGCCGAGACAATGAGCGCAATGATGAGTCCGAAGATCACCATCATCAATATGCCCATAATGGCAATGCCCCCGGGCGAGGTGAAGACACCCGCAAAACTCATGGCTTGCTCAATCTCGGCATCGGACATACCCCGATCTTCCATTTGCGTAATTTGAAGATCACGAATTTTTTCCAGCGCCGTAGGGTCAATAAACTTAAAATAGACGTACGAAAAGACACTGGTAAACAGCCCGGCAATGACCGACACCATTACTCCCGTTTTGGTGCCCTCGCCGAAGCTCATAAAACCTCCGTGCTGCGTGCGGTAGTCGCGAACGGCCCAGAAAATGCCGCCGATCAGAATGGCCCAGCTAATCAGGCCTAGCGCGGTATTTTGTGCCAAACTAGTGAGTTGCAGCACAACGGAGTAGATGGCCATGATGATGCCGACGATAAGGCCATACCGTAAGCCTGTTTGGATAGGGGTAGGAGTAGCAGAGGTGGACATGAGTAAAGCAGTTTAAGGATAAGCGGAATTATTGCTTCCGAAAGATCATAGAAATAAGTGGAATTAAAAAAAAACCGTAAATGGCGTTTTTAACCACTTCGTCTCGGACCACTCCGCCTGCCCGGAGAGCACGGATGCCCTGCTGCATCGCTTCGAAGCTTTCGACGCCGAGCTTTTCCACGTGTTGTTCCCGCATGCTTTCCAGCCGTTCCAGCGAAAGCTGAATGTAATTCTCCAGTAAGTCAGGCGCTATGTATTGGGCTATGAGGTAAAGGCCCATGGCTGAAAGCGCCGTCAGGAGCGACCAGGAAATTCCGCCCATAAACAGCCCTTCCCACAGGTGCATGCGCCCGTCCGGCTGGTTGCGCCGAAACAAGATCATGCCCCCCACCAGCATGGCGAGAATGATGATGACGCGGCCCTCGCGAGCCGTCCAGAATGGGTTAATGCAAAACAGGGGCAAGAGGAGATAATACACGATGCAGGCGACACCCCCGGCCAATCCCATCAGCACAGCATACGTCGGCCACGTGTGTTTCATGGTTACTTTCACAAGGCTCACCTTTAGGCGGATTTTACATCCAGATGCTGTGCATCATGGTAGAAATGGGTCCCGCGCACCACCGCCAGCGGCTTTCCGCGTAGCGTCTTGCCCAGGAAAGGACTGTTCAACGACTGCGAAAACGCGTGGCGTGCTTCGTAAGTCCAGGTCCGCTTGGGATCGAATAAGGTTAGGTTGGCAGGTTGCCCCGGCGCGATTTCCACCGCAGGCATTTGCAAGATGCGCCGTGGAGCCAGGGCCAGCTTCTCAACCAATTGTTCTGCCGACAGGCCGCTGTGTTGCTGGGCAACCGCGTAGGCCGTTTCTAGGCCGGTAATACCGAAGTCTGCCAAGTCGAATTCCAGCTGTTTGGCTTCCGGATCGAGCGGTAGGTGATCACTGACAATCGCATCGATGGTTCCGTCGGCTAATCCTTCGCGCAGTGCCTGCACATCGTCCTGCGTGCGGAAGGGCGGGTTGACTTTGTAGTTCGTATCGAAATCCTGCAGCGCTGTATCATCGAAAGCGAGCTGATGCGCGGCCACATCGCATGTGACCTGCAAGCCTCGCTGTTTGGCTTCCCGAATCAGCGCGACCGACTGTGCCGAAGAAAGGGTTGAGAAGTGGAGACGCCCCCCGGTATACTCTAACAAACTCAGGTCGCGCGCCACCTGTGTATATTCAGCCAGCGGTGGAATGCCTTTCATACCCAACATGGTGCTTTGGATGCCTTCGTGCATAACGCCGTAGCGGGTCAACGCCTGATTTTCGGCCCGGTTGACCAGCAATCCGCCAAACTGTTTCAAATAAAGTAGAGCTTTTACCATCAGGTCGGCAGACTGTACCGGGCGCAGTCCATCGGTAAAGGCGACGGCACCGTGCCGATGCAAATCGATCATCTCGGTGATGATTTCCCCTTCGGTATTCACCGATAGTGCTCCCATGGGCCAGAGTTGGGCAGGGTACGCCTCCGAGCGGCTCCTGAGCGAGGTCAGCAGGTCTTTGGTCTGCACTACGGGCTGGGTATTGGGCAGCGTCACTACGGCCGTAAATCCACCCGCGGCGGCAGCCAGACAGGCCGACTCCACACTTTCGCGGTGTTCGCCTCCCGGCTCAGAAACGAGGCAACGCAGATCGACCCAGCCGGGCGAAAGCATACAGCCTGTTCCGTCCACCACTTGCGCAGCCGAAGGCCGTTCCGATCCGATGGAACGGATCTTCCCTTCTTCAATCAATACGTTGACGACTTGGTGGTGCAACGCCGCACCCGGCGCCAGGAGGGTAACGTCGGTAATCAGAAGACTCATTATTTCAGGATTTCCAGAACCGCAGCAAAAGTATTTCGGTCATCAAGAAGAACAAAGCCGCTAGCAGTGCATACTTCCAGAGCGGTAAACCTACGCTGCTCTCCTGAAAAGTAGCAACTACGTCGTTGCTGCTGCTGGTGTCAAAGATTTTCACACGAGGATTGTTGGCAAAGAGCTGGGTGAGCTCATCTACCGTCCAGAAATCGAGTACCGATTCTTGCTTTCCGTAATTCAAAGCCACGGTCTTTACGGCTTTTCCCTGCCAGAGTAGGTCGTAGAAACCAGCTGCAAATCCCAACCGGGGCAATTCCATTTGCAAATCACTGCCGCTCATGCGCTGCTGTGGAATCAGTTCGGCCTCTTCGCCGCGCAAAGTGAAGACTTGGTTCCCTACGTTCACGTTACCAACGCCTACCCGCACCAAGCCATCCTGGAAAGAGAAGGCCAAGGGCTCTGACTCACGCAGCGATAGCATCGCCATGCGGTACATAACGGGCACAAATAGCGAATGCCGAGGGAAATTTGTGTACGTGTCGGCCAAAGGCGTACCATACAAATACACTTTATCCTGATTAAAGGTGGAAAGAAAAGGTGCCCCGCTGCGGTAACGCAGCAAGACCTGCCCCCCGCGCCACGTCAGCACGTTGTTGGCGAAAGGCATGTCAGGATTGCGATCGGTAGAAGGCTCAAACACCCCCTCAAAAAAAGGAGCTTCTTGTTCAGGCGCAGCCAACGTATGGGCCGCGTCTGAGGCCGGAAGACTGACTTGTGCACCCTGCAACGTCGGTCCTCCTACCAAGGTCATAAGTTGATTATAA
This window contains:
- a CDS encoding ABC transporter permease is translated as MWQRYLANVFIALEAILANKLRAGLTALGIIFGVAAVIAMMAVGKGAQQEILEQIKLVGVNNIVIAPVVEQEEEEVTATEVAKPRKFSPGLTLLDARSILDILPEIEAVSPEIQLETSVVHGGMRRSTKVVGVTPDYFDIYNFSLEEGSMFNERQMERGEQVCIIGKSIRTRFFSQTNPVGKYLKCGAHWMRIVGVLEERTVANNSVSRLGIRDFNMDVYIPIQTMLIRYENRALVTQAMLQKAARQGGESQEQKSATNYHQLDRLVVKVADTDVLTPYAEVISRMLARRHYDVIDYEITIPELLLKQQQRTKDIFNLVLGAIAGISLLVGGIGIMNIMLASVLERIREIGLRLSLGARKEDIVLQFLVEATLISLSGGLIGVILGIVLAYTIASVADIPTIVSPASVILSFGVAATVGLIFGIAPARRAAQQDPITSLRYE
- a CDS encoding DUF4199 domain-containing protein yields the protein MKHTWPTYAVLMGLAGGVACIVYYLLLPLFCINPFWTAREGRVIIILAMLVGGMILFRRNQPDGRMHLWEGLFMGGISWSLLTALSAMGLYLIAQYIAPDLLENYIQLSLERLESMREQHVEKLGVESFEAMQQGIRALRAGGVVRDEVVKNAIYGFFLIPLISMIFRKQ
- a CDS encoding TolC family protein, with translation MNKLSLLSPLLCFLSHVLIAQPQNDPPEIDRYLTLEEVVRLARNESPASFRNDNFYLNQYWQYRTYQSNYLPQLTLSGTLPDLSNQFEPVQQPDGDLEIRKVARSNSSLQLSLSQNIGLTGGQVFLQSTIGRVDNFQRNTVGYNANPASIGLLQPLFQFNPLRWDRRIEPLRFQEAQRQYSSQMEDIAVEATSRYFDLLVAQIALDIARKNKANSDTLFQIAQGRFNLGKIAENDLLQLELSLMRSNQEVTQSELDVRVGQQALANYLGLTGIESIVLAEPIEIPLFDVNEATALAEAQTNHPDVIGFQRRILEAERDVAQARGNNGLNADVYASYGLTQQASTVPDLYVDPQNQQRLRVGFQIPILNWGRTRSEIQRAAANQKVVDTDITQEQQNFEQAVVLAVARFRITRQQLEVAIKADEIGQKRFEITKNRYVIGKIGITDLNIAQQEKDQARRAYVTALRDFWLSYYNLRRLTLYDFAENQKIIYEVNR
- a CDS encoding DUF4199 domain-containing protein — its product is MSTSATPTPIQTGLRYGLIVGIIMAIYSVVLQLTSLAQNTALGLISWAILIGGIFWAVRDYRTQHGGFMSFGEGTKTGVMVSVIAGLFTSVFSYVYFKFIDPTALEKIRDLQITQMEDRGMSDAEIEQAMSFAGVFTSPGGIAIMGILMMVIFGLIIALIVSAIMKKERPFFS
- a CDS encoding glycosyltransferase family 2 protein; translated protein: MDQTLDISVVVPLYNEEESLPELTSWIHRVMVENRFSYETILVDDGSNDRSWAVIQELARENSRIRALRLNHNYGKSAALDTGFHHAQGQVVITMDADLQDSPDEIPELYRLIRKEGYDLISGWKKKRYDPISKTVPSKFFNRVTSWMSGIRLHDFNCGLKAYRHQVVKSIDLYGEMHRYIPVIAKWNGFGRIGEKVVEHRARKYGSTKFGWQRFVYGFLDLLSVMFVTRFKKRPMHFFGSLGTLFFMIGFAIAFWLSFEKFLGVHKREVVDQPIFFLSLVAIIAGMQLFLAGFLGEMITQSNNRKTDYIVAERI
- a CDS encoding efflux RND transporter periplasmic adaptor subunit, which translates into the protein MKKPFLWGGVGLVVLLGLIWLLTRTTSSAESEVLVPVTKGQFEIVVTATGELEAKNSVNIQGPAAMRAIGIWNTKIEQLVPEGTVVKKGDQIGALDRSEIGNKIREAETELQKIEAQYTQTRLDTSLTLREARDNVENLRFAVQERDLELQQSKYEPPATIRQAEISKEKAQREYEQARENYRIKRNQAIAKMQEVQASLNQVQGSLNMLKSVMGEFTIHAPEGGMVIYVREWNGEKRKVGSAVGAWDPTVATLPDLTSMISRTYVNEVDIRKIQNQQKVRIGLDAFPDKKLTGKVISVANVGEQRPNADAKVFEVTIEINESDTTLRPAMTTSNQIVAGKYDGVLHIPLECLHSQGDSISYVFKKTSIGLVRQQVLVGLTNENEAIVQQGLTENDQVYLSQPQGADKANLVMLEDKQLVSKTED
- a CDS encoding dihydroorotase, with the protein product MSLLITDVTLLAPGAALHHQVVNVLIEEGKIRSIGSERPSAAQVVDGTGCMLSPGWVDLRCLVSEPGGEHRESVESACLAAAAGGFTAVVTLPNTQPVVQTKDLLTSLRSRSEAYPAQLWPMGALSVNTEGEIITEMIDLHRHGAVAFTDGLRPVQSADLMVKALLYLKQFGGLLVNRAENQALTRYGVMHEGIQSTMLGMKGIPPLAEYTQVARDLSLLEYTGGRLHFSTLSSAQSVALIREAKQRGLQVTCDVAAHQLAFDDTALQDFDTNYKVNPPFRTQDDVQALREGLADGTIDAIVSDHLPLDPEAKQLEFDLADFGITGLETAYAVAQQHSGLSAEQLVEKLALAPRRILQMPAVEIAPGQPANLTLFDPKRTWTYEARHAFSQSLNSPFLGKTLRGKPLAVVRGTHFYHDAQHLDVKSA